One Streptomyces sp. NBC_00102 DNA segment encodes these proteins:
- a CDS encoding ABC transporter substrate-binding protein, which yields MSTYGTGQSPGAVPTTPATMRPPVQRSVPGPEGGPGAGAAVAPGRAPLPAATAGSVPEQGAAHPDSEGLGAVRPQAGFGGLRLPALRTLRRDAQRDEADLSYVRRLVQGRIDILRAELARRQAPESPVVDRLPEILADAPSRHRTSARHVTLRTPRGDEYRRLAAETFAEVELSDLEARTDEELRTAMGRLVGYEKQVSRRRHQLQRTADECGAEIARRYRDGEAQVDDLLA from the coding sequence ATGAGTACCTATGGAACGGGACAATCTCCCGGTGCCGTACCGACGACGCCCGCCACCATGAGACCGCCCGTGCAGCGGAGCGTACCGGGACCGGAGGGCGGGCCCGGGGCAGGGGCCGCGGTCGCTCCGGGACGGGCACCCCTTCCCGCCGCGACGGCCGGTTCCGTACCCGAACAGGGCGCCGCGCACCCGGACTCCGAAGGGCTCGGCGCGGTCCGCCCGCAGGCCGGGTTCGGCGGGCTCCGGCTCCCCGCGCTGCGGACCCTGCGCCGGGACGCCCAGCGGGACGAGGCCGACCTCAGCTACGTACGCCGGCTGGTCCAGGGGCGCATCGACATCCTGCGGGCGGAACTGGCGCGCAGGCAGGCCCCGGAGTCCCCGGTGGTGGACCGGCTCCCGGAGATCCTCGCGGACGCCCCGTCGCGGCACCGCACCTCCGCCCGGCACGTCACGCTCCGCACCCCGCGCGGCGACGAGTACCGGAGGCTGGCCGCGGAGACCTTCGCCGAGGTGGAGCTCTCCGACCTCGAAGCCCGTACGGACGAAGAGCTGCGCACCGCGATGGGCAGGCTCGTCGGCTACGAGAAGCAGGTCTCGCGCCGCCGTCACCAGCTCCAGCGCACGGCGGACGAGTGCGGCGCGGAGATCGCCCGCAGGTACCGTGACGGAGAAGCACAAGTAGACGATCTGCTCGCCTGA
- a CDS encoding Fur family transcriptional regulator produces the protein MVSTDWKTDLRQRGYRLTPQRQLVLEAVEALEHATPDDILCEVRRTASGVNISTVYRTLELLEELGLVSHAHLGHGAPTYHLADRHHHIHLVCRDCSDVIEADTEVAAEFTAKLRETFGFETDMKHFAIFGRCRDCRAGGAEPADAERS, from the coding sequence GTGGTGAGCACCGACTGGAAGACCGACCTCCGGCAGCGCGGTTACCGGCTCACGCCGCAGCGACAGCTGGTGCTGGAGGCGGTCGAAGCGCTGGAGCACGCGACTCCCGACGACATCCTCTGCGAGGTGCGCCGGACCGCGTCCGGGGTCAACATCTCCACGGTCTACCGGACCCTGGAGCTCCTGGAGGAGCTCGGGCTGGTGAGCCACGCCCACCTCGGCCACGGCGCCCCCACCTACCACCTCGCCGACCGGCACCACCACATCCACCTGGTCTGCCGCGACTGCTCGGACGTCATCGAGGCGGACACCGAGGTGGCCGCCGAGTTCACCGCCAAGCTCCGCGAGACCTTCGGCTTCGAGACGGACATGAAGCACTTCGCGATCTTCGGCCGGTGCCGCGACTGCCGCGCCGGCGGTGCGGAGCCCGCGGACGCCGAGCGGAGCTGA
- a CDS encoding FABP family protein gives MISIPSDLHRDLVPLAFLLGNWAGAGVADFPGDEKCNFGQEVSFSHDGRDFLEYVSHSWVLDAEGNKVRPLESESGYWRIDKDRKVEIVMVRDQGVVEVWYGELADQKPQIDVVTDAVARTAASGPYSGGKRLYGYVNSDLMWVGEKATPDVELRPYMSAHLKKVVTPEEVQEMAKSLGDLPDDGIAFFK, from the coding sequence ATGATCTCGATTCCGTCCGACCTTCACCGGGACCTCGTTCCGCTGGCGTTCCTGCTGGGCAACTGGGCCGGCGCGGGCGTCGCCGACTTCCCCGGCGACGAGAAGTGCAACTTCGGCCAGGAGGTCTCCTTCAGCCACGACGGCCGCGACTTCCTCGAATACGTCTCGCACTCCTGGGTGCTCGACGCCGAGGGCAACAAGGTCCGTCCGCTGGAGTCTGAGTCCGGCTACTGGCGCATCGACAAGGACCGCAAGGTCGAGATCGTCATGGTCCGCGACCAGGGTGTGGTCGAGGTCTGGTACGGCGAGCTGGCCGACCAGAAGCCGCAGATCGACGTCGTCACCGACGCGGTCGCCCGCACCGCGGCCTCCGGCCCGTACAGCGGCGGCAAGCGCCTCTACGGCTACGTGAACAGCGACCTCATGTGGGTCGGCGAGAAGGCCACCCCCGACGTCGAGCTGCGCCCGTACATGTCGGCGCACCTCAAGAAGGTCGTGACCCCGGAGGAGGTCCAGGAGATGGCGAAGAGCCTCGGCGACCTCCCGGACGACGGCATCGCCTTCTTCAAGTAG
- a CDS encoding DsrE family protein, whose translation MPKKLVIKVTAGADSAERCSQAFTVAAVAVASGVEVSLWLTGESAWFALPGRAADFELPHAAPLPDLIESIMAGGRITLCTQCAARRDITERDVLEGVRIAGAQVFVQEAMADDAQALVY comes from the coding sequence ATGCCGAAGAAGCTCGTGATCAAGGTGACCGCAGGGGCCGACTCCGCCGAGCGGTGCTCGCAGGCGTTCACGGTGGCGGCGGTCGCCGTCGCCAGTGGCGTGGAGGTCTCGCTCTGGCTGACCGGGGAGTCGGCCTGGTTCGCCCTGCCCGGCCGCGCCGCCGACTTCGAACTCCCGCACGCCGCACCGCTGCCCGACCTCATCGAGTCGATCATGGCGGGCGGCCGGATCACCCTCTGCACCCAGTGCGCGGCACGGCGGGACATCACGGAGCGGGACGTCCTGGAGGGCGTACGGATCGCGGGGGCGCAGGTCTTCGTCCAGGAGGCGATGGCCGACGACGCCCAGGCACTGGTCTACTGA
- a CDS encoding sulfurtransferase yields MSRTDVLVDADWVEAHIDDPQVAIVEVDEDTSAYEKNHIKNAIRIDWTKDLQDPVRRDFVDQAGFEKLLSEKGIANDTLVVLYGGNNNWFASYAYWYFKLYGHENVKLLDGGRKKWELDSRDLTDAVPARPATEYKAKAQDESIRAYRDDVVAAIGTLNLVDVRSPDEFSGKLLAPAHLPQEQSQRPGHVPGARNIPWSKNANDDGTFKSDDELKALYEDEQVDLAKDTIAYCRIGERSALTWFVLHELLGQENVKNYDGSWTEYGSLVGVPIELGANK; encoded by the coding sequence ATGAGCCGCACCGACGTACTGGTCGATGCAGACTGGGTCGAGGCCCACATCGACGACCCGCAGGTCGCCATCGTCGAGGTCGACGAGGACACCTCGGCGTACGAGAAGAACCACATCAAGAACGCCATCCGGATCGACTGGACGAAGGACCTCCAGGACCCGGTCCGCCGTGACTTCGTCGACCAGGCCGGCTTCGAGAAGCTCCTGTCGGAGAAGGGCATCGCCAACGACACGCTGGTGGTCCTCTACGGCGGCAACAACAACTGGTTCGCCTCCTACGCGTACTGGTACTTCAAGCTCTACGGCCACGAGAACGTCAAGCTCCTCGACGGTGGCCGCAAGAAGTGGGAGCTCGACTCCCGCGACCTGACCGACGCCGTCCCGGCGCGCCCGGCCACCGAGTACAAGGCCAAGGCCCAGGACGAGTCGATCCGCGCCTACCGCGACGACGTCGTGGCGGCCATCGGCACGCTGAACCTGGTCGACGTGCGCTCCCCCGACGAGTTCAGCGGCAAGCTGCTCGCCCCGGCGCACCTCCCGCAGGAGCAGTCGCAGCGCCCCGGCCACGTGCCCGGCGCCCGCAACATCCCGTGGTCGAAGAACGCCAACGACGACGGCACCTTCAAGTCGGACGACGAGCTCAAGGCCCTCTACGAGGACGAGCAGGTCGACCTGGCGAAGGACACCATCGCGTACTGCCGCATCGGCGAGCGCTCCGCGCTGACCTGGTTCGTCCTGCACGAGCTGCTCGGCCAGGAGAACGTCAAGAACTACGACGGCTCGTGGACCGAGTACGGCTCCCTCGTGGGCGTGCCGATCGAGCTCGGCGCCAACAAGTAA
- a CDS encoding DUF3099 domain-containing protein, producing the protein MYARRRRGYFLLMGGCVVLFVSAWAVVRLWSMPVAVGMCVVAMVIPPVAAMVANRRGPEDRWWDEHPSGDPKSDEWWDELDDRKRRGYDR; encoded by the coding sequence ATGTACGCCCGGCGCCGGCGCGGCTATTTCCTGCTGATGGGCGGATGCGTCGTCCTCTTCGTGTCCGCCTGGGCCGTCGTGCGCCTCTGGTCGATGCCGGTCGCCGTGGGGATGTGCGTGGTCGCCATGGTCATCCCGCCGGTCGCGGCGATGGTCGCCAACCGCCGTGGCCCCGAGGACCGTTGGTGGGACGAGCATCCGTCCGGCGATCCGAAGTCCGACGAGTGGTGGGACGAGCTGGACGACAGGAAGCGCCGCGGATACGACCGTTGA
- a CDS encoding MoaD/ThiS family protein has product MAAGTIRYWAAAKAAAGTAEEPYAATTLAEALDDARRRHPGELVRVLTRCSFLIDGDPVGTRRHETVRLAEGGTVEVLPPFAGG; this is encoded by the coding sequence ATGGCGGCGGGCACGATCCGCTACTGGGCCGCGGCCAAGGCCGCCGCGGGCACGGCCGAGGAGCCGTACGCGGCGACGACACTGGCCGAGGCGCTGGACGACGCGCGGAGACGTCACCCCGGAGAGCTGGTGCGCGTGCTCACGAGGTGCTCGTTCCTGATCGACGGCGATCCGGTCGGGACACGGCGGCATGAGACGGTACGCCTTGCCGAGGGCGGCACGGTCGAGGTGCTCCCGCCGTTCGCAGGAGGGTGA
- a CDS encoding GNAT family N-acetyltransferase, which yields MGLDVRVITETEFPAWLKAVRRGFLKTSTEGLQEDAEVRLARTDISRVRGAFDDGRCVATFRSFAQELTVPGGARVAVDAISAVTVAPTHRRQGLLRRMMATDLAEAKERGEVAATLIAAEYGIYGRFGFGRATSFTEWEVDLTRSGLDHHGPLAGAPDGSRIELVDAEDVRKLGPEIHARLAVRQHGAVDRAPSWWDRHTGVGVSPVDKWTEPFYALYRSPSGEPEGLVTYRVEDDWSDTKQPRDTAKVSQLIAAGPVAERALWGFVCSIDWITTVRTGYRAPDDLFPLLLPDPRAARVVTHADWLWTRVLDTPRLLAARTYAQEATLVLDVRDPGGFAGGVFRLDASPQGAQCVPDTRSADLTLDVGDLSCVQLGDESVERLVALGRIEENRPGAAALADRTFRTARRPWCPDIF from the coding sequence ATGGGCCTGGACGTGCGTGTGATCACCGAGACCGAGTTCCCCGCATGGCTGAAGGCGGTTCGGCGGGGGTTTCTGAAGACCTCCACGGAGGGCCTCCAGGAGGACGCGGAGGTGCGACTGGCGCGCACCGACATCTCCCGGGTGCGGGGCGCCTTCGACGACGGGCGGTGCGTGGCGACCTTCCGTTCGTTCGCCCAGGAGCTGACGGTGCCCGGCGGCGCGCGGGTCGCGGTGGACGCGATCAGCGCGGTGACCGTCGCGCCGACCCACCGCAGACAGGGCCTGCTGCGCCGGATGATGGCGACGGACCTCGCGGAGGCGAAGGAGCGCGGTGAGGTGGCCGCCACCCTGATCGCGGCCGAGTACGGCATCTACGGGCGCTTCGGCTTCGGCCGGGCCACCTCGTTCACCGAGTGGGAGGTGGACCTCACCCGCTCCGGCCTGGACCACCACGGCCCGCTCGCCGGCGCACCGGACGGCAGCCGGATCGAGCTGGTGGACGCCGAGGACGTACGGAAGCTGGGCCCGGAGATCCATGCCCGGCTGGCCGTCCGGCAGCACGGTGCGGTCGACCGCGCGCCCTCCTGGTGGGACCGGCACACCGGTGTCGGCGTATCGCCGGTGGACAAGTGGACCGAGCCGTTCTACGCCCTGTACCGCTCCCCCTCGGGCGAGCCGGAGGGGCTGGTCACCTACCGCGTCGAAGACGACTGGAGCGACACCAAGCAGCCGCGCGACACCGCGAAGGTGAGTCAGCTGATCGCGGCCGGCCCGGTGGCCGAGCGGGCCCTCTGGGGTTTCGTGTGCTCGATCGACTGGATCACCACGGTCCGTACCGGTTACCGCGCCCCCGACGACCTGTTCCCGCTGCTGCTGCCCGACCCACGAGCGGCCAGGGTGGTCACGCACGCGGACTGGCTGTGGACACGGGTGCTCGACACCCCGCGCCTTCTCGCGGCGCGTACGTACGCGCAGGAGGCCACGCTCGTCCTCGACGTCCGCGACCCCGGCGGGTTCGCCGGCGGGGTCTTCCGGCTGGACGCCTCCCCGCAGGGTGCCCAGTGCGTGCCGGACACCCGGAGTGCCGATCTGACCCTGGACGTAGGGGACTTGTCCTGCGTACAGCTCGGAGACGAGTCGGTGGAGCGGCTGGTGGCCCTGGGCCGGATCGAGGAGAACCGTCCGGGCGCGGCGGCGCTGGCGGACCGTACCTTCCGGACGGCCCGCCGGCCGTGGTGTCCGGACATCTTCTGA
- a CDS encoding folate-binding protein YgfZ → MKSPLLSLPGAVPAEGRDEGVAAHYGDLFREQRALAGGDGFVDLSHRGVVTVTGDDRLSWLHLLLTQHVTDLAPNTATEALILSANGHIEHALYLVDDGSTVWMHVEPGTRADLVAYLESMKFFYRVEVADRTEDFAVVHLPAGSITEVPEGLAVREEPHGRDVFLPRADLEAYTAQAGPAAGILAYEALRVEAHRPRLGFETDHRTIPHELGWIGTAVHLQKGCYRGQETVARVHNLGKPPRRLVFLHLDGSEVHLPGHGTPVRLASDGAEGRQLGFITTSARHHELGPIALALVKRNVAVDAELLAGDTAAAQETIVEP, encoded by the coding sequence ATGAAGAGCCCCCTGCTGTCCCTGCCCGGCGCCGTCCCCGCCGAAGGCCGCGACGAAGGTGTCGCCGCGCACTACGGCGACCTGTTCCGCGAGCAACGCGCCCTCGCCGGCGGCGACGGGTTCGTCGACCTGTCGCACCGGGGCGTCGTCACCGTCACCGGCGACGACCGGCTGAGCTGGCTCCACCTGCTGCTCACCCAGCACGTCACCGACCTCGCGCCGAACACGGCGACCGAGGCGCTGATCCTCTCCGCCAACGGTCACATCGAGCACGCCCTCTACCTCGTGGACGACGGCTCCACGGTGTGGATGCACGTCGAGCCGGGGACCCGCGCGGACCTGGTGGCGTACCTGGAATCGATGAAGTTCTTCTACCGGGTGGAAGTCGCCGACCGCACCGAGGACTTCGCCGTGGTGCACCTCCCGGCCGGTTCCATCACCGAGGTGCCCGAGGGCCTCGCGGTGCGCGAGGAACCGCACGGCCGCGACGTGTTCCTGCCGCGCGCCGACCTGGAGGCGTACACCGCCCAGGCGGGTCCGGCCGCGGGCATCCTGGCGTACGAGGCGCTGCGCGTGGAGGCGCACCGCCCGCGCCTGGGCTTCGAGACCGACCACCGGACCATCCCGCACGAGCTGGGCTGGATCGGCACGGCGGTCCACCTGCAGAAGGGCTGCTACCGGGGCCAGGAGACCGTCGCGCGCGTCCACAACCTGGGGAAGCCGCCGCGCAGGCTCGTCTTCCTCCACCTGGACGGCAGCGAGGTGCACCTGCCCGGCCACGGCACCCCGGTCCGCCTCGCCTCGGACGGTGCGGAGGGCCGCCAGCTCGGCTTCATCACCACCTCGGCCCGGCACCACGAGCTCGGCCCGATCGCTCTCGCGCTGGTCAAGCGGAACGTCGCGGTCGACGCGGAGCTGCTCGCCGGGGACACCGCCGCCGCGCAGGAGACGATCGTCGAGCCGTAG
- the dtd gene encoding D-aminoacyl-tRNA deacylase, protein MRAVVQRVDGASVSVSEGTEAAPETGVVGEIMGEGLCVLVGVTHGDTPEKAAQLARKLWSVRILEGEKSCSDVNAPLLVISQFTLYGDARKGRRPTWNAAAPGEVAEPLVDEVVAQLRALGARVETGRFGADMRVTLTNHGPFTVLIEV, encoded by the coding sequence ATGCGTGCAGTGGTACAGAGAGTGGATGGCGCGAGCGTCTCCGTGTCCGAGGGCACCGAAGCCGCCCCGGAGACCGGAGTCGTCGGCGAGATCATGGGCGAGGGCCTGTGCGTGCTGGTCGGAGTCACCCACGGGGACACCCCGGAGAAGGCGGCGCAGCTCGCCCGGAAACTCTGGTCGGTGCGCATCCTGGAGGGCGAGAAGTCCTGTTCCGACGTGAACGCACCGCTTCTGGTCATTTCGCAGTTCACCCTCTACGGGGACGCCCGCAAGGGCCGCCGCCCCACCTGGAACGCCGCGGCGCCCGGTGAGGTCGCCGAACCGCTGGTCGACGAGGTCGTGGCACAGCTGCGCGCGCTCGGGGCACGGGTGGAGACGGGCCGGTTCGGGGCGGACATGCGCGTCACGCTCACCAACCACGGCCCGTTCACCGTCCTCATCGAGGTCTGA
- a CDS encoding asparaginase, with translation MTSNDALASPYGPGTPEAAPVLAEVVRSGFLEGRHRGSLVLLAADGSVEFALGDPAAPVFPRSSNKPMQAAAILRAGLDLSGERLALAAASHSGEDFHLALVATMLAEHGLSPADLRTPADLPLDPVEAEAYLASGQVRERITMNCSGKHAAMLAVCVLNGWDTATYLDPAHPLQRLVHQVIEEAAGEPVASVGTDGCGAPLMAIGLTGLARAFRSFVLAEPGTAERRVADAMRAHPEYVAGTRRPDTWLMRELPGTLSKMGAEAVQALALADGRALAFKIEDGGTRALGPVLARALELLGVDAPVVARVGRAPLMGGGAEVGEVRAAF, from the coding sequence ATGACCAGCAATGACGCCCTCGCCTCCCCCTACGGCCCCGGTACCCCGGAGGCCGCCCCGGTCCTCGCGGAGGTCGTGCGGTCCGGGTTCCTGGAGGGCCGCCACCGGGGTTCGCTGGTGCTGCTGGCGGCCGACGGCAGCGTGGAATTCGCGCTCGGCGATCCGGCGGCCCCCGTCTTCCCCCGCTCGTCCAACAAGCCGATGCAGGCGGCCGCGATCCTGCGGGCCGGCCTCGACCTGTCCGGCGAGCGGCTCGCGCTCGCCGCGGCGAGCCACTCCGGGGAGGACTTCCACCTCGCGCTCGTCGCCACGATGCTGGCCGAGCACGGGCTGAGCCCCGCCGACCTGCGGACCCCGGCCGATCTGCCGCTGGACCCGGTGGAGGCGGAGGCGTACCTCGCGTCCGGGCAGGTCCGGGAGCGGATCACCATGAACTGCTCGGGCAAGCACGCGGCGATGCTCGCCGTGTGCGTCCTCAACGGCTGGGACACCGCGACTTACCTCGACCCGGCGCACCCGCTCCAGCGCCTGGTGCACCAGGTGATCGAGGAGGCCGCGGGCGAGCCGGTCGCCTCGGTGGGTACGGACGGCTGCGGCGCTCCGCTGATGGCCATCGGGCTGACCGGGCTGGCGCGGGCGTTCCGCTCCTTCGTCCTGGCGGAGCCCGGTACGGCAGAGCGGCGGGTGGCGGACGCGATGCGCGCCCACCCGGAGTACGTGGCGGGCACCCGGCGCCCGGACACCTGGCTGATGCGGGAGCTGCCCGGGACCCTTTCGAAGATGGGCGCCGAGGCCGTGCAGGCGCTGGCGCTGGCCGACGGCCGCGCGCTGGCCTTCAAGATCGAGGACGGTGGCACCCGGGCGCTCGGCCCGGTACTGGCCCGCGCCCTGGAACTCCTCGGTGTGGACGCCCCGGTCGTCGCCCGGGTCGGACGGGCGCCGCTGATGGGCGGCGGGGCCGAGGTCGGCGAGGTCCGGGCGGCGTTCTGA
- a CDS encoding DUF1416 domain-containing protein — protein MCGAKAGGPDASTIKPGETTIQGSVTRDGEPVTGYVRLLDSTGEFTAEVPTSATGQFRFYAAEGTWTVRALVPGGSADRTVVAQTGGLSEVAIAV, from the coding sequence ATGTGTGGAGCAAAGGCCGGCGGCCCCGACGCTTCGACCATCAAGCCCGGCGAGACGACGATCCAGGGCAGCGTGACCCGTGACGGCGAGCCCGTCACCGGCTACGTCCGTCTGCTGGACTCGACCGGTGAGTTCACCGCCGAGGTCCCGACCTCGGCGACCGGGCAGTTCCGTTTCTACGCGGCCGAGGGGACCTGGACGGTCCGCGCGCTGGTTCCGGGCGGCAGCGCCGACCGCACCGTCGTCGCACAGACCGGTGGCCTCTCCGAGGTTGCCATCGCCGTCTGA
- a CDS encoding alpha/beta hydrolase, whose protein sequence is MSSLSEGRFVSSSVPLITRTPQYATLLTDDGVPVEAVYEPCTAGAVPGATGVAEQTAIVVAHGFTGALDRPAVRRAARVFLQRAAVVTFSFRGHGKSGGKSTVGDREVLDLAAAVAWARSLGHRRIVTVGFSMGGSVVLRQAALYTKESVDGEGAVRGVVKSSVPAGGLAQGLAPGPAAGLAAGPAAGFAHVDAVISVSSPARWYYRGTASMRRLHWLVTRPTGRLVGRYGLGTRIHDEDWDPVPLSPVQAVPLIAPAPLLVVHGDRDPYFPLDHPRMLADAAAEGAAELWLERGMGHAENAADETLLGRMADWAVGG, encoded by the coding sequence ATGAGTTCACTCTCCGAGGGTCGATTCGTGAGTTCTTCTGTTCCCTTGATCACGCGAACCCCTCAGTACGCCACATTGCTCACCGATGACGGGGTCCCGGTGGAGGCGGTGTACGAGCCGTGTACGGCAGGTGCCGTGCCGGGTGCCACAGGGGTCGCGGAGCAGACGGCGATCGTGGTCGCACACGGTTTCACCGGCGCCCTCGACCGGCCCGCCGTCCGGCGTGCCGCGAGGGTGTTCCTGCAGCGTGCGGCCGTGGTGACCTTCTCCTTCCGGGGCCACGGAAAGTCCGGCGGAAAGTCCACCGTGGGGGATCGCGAGGTCCTCGATCTGGCCGCCGCGGTGGCCTGGGCGAGATCTCTGGGACACCGCAGAATCGTTACGGTCGGGTTCTCCATGGGGGGTTCCGTGGTTCTCCGGCAGGCCGCTCTGTATACGAAGGAATCCGTAGACGGAGAGGGGGCCGTTCGGGGGGTGGTGAAATCCTCCGTTCCTGCCGGGGGTCTCGCCCAGGGCCTCGCTCCCGGCCCTGCCGCGGGTCTTGCCGCGGGTCCTGCCGCGGGCTTCGCCCACGTCGACGCCGTGATCTCGGTCAGCTCCCCGGCCCGCTGGTACTACCGGGGCACCGCGTCGATGCGCCGGCTGCACTGGCTGGTCACCCGCCCCACCGGACGGCTGGTCGGCCGGTACGGGCTGGGCACCCGCATCCACGACGAGGACTGGGACCCGGTGCCGCTCTCCCCGGTGCAGGCGGTCCCGCTGATCGCGCCCGCCCCGCTACTGGTGGTGCACGGCGACCGGGACCCGTACTTCCCGCTGGACCACCCCCGGATGCTGGCCGACGCGGCGGCCGAGGGCGCCGCCGAGCTGTGGCTGGAGCGGGGCATGGGACACGCCGAGAACGCGGCGGACGAGACCCTGCTCGGCCGGATGGCGGATTGGGCGGTCGGCGGGTGA
- a CDS encoding DUF2993 domain-containing protein, translating to MRALRILLIVVVVLGGLFVAVDRIAVHFAENEAADRVEFTGATAASTEVSIHGFPFLTQIAGRDLDQVDVVLKGIQAGAAGDTIRISELRAELDRVVIGEGYSSARAGLVKGTAVVSYADVSAAAEDGITVQYADNGKVKVTGSVNVPGLGDVSRSVVSSVTLVDGRTVRVRADEVPAEGIPGLEQLVRTRTDFERSLGGLPDGVVLKKIEAGPEGLEVSVEATDMALVG from the coding sequence ATGCGCGCACTGCGAATACTGCTGATCGTCGTGGTGGTTCTGGGGGGCCTGTTCGTGGCCGTCGACCGCATCGCGGTCCACTTCGCCGAGAACGAGGCGGCGGACCGGGTCGAGTTCACCGGCGCCACGGCCGCCTCCACCGAGGTCTCGATCCACGGCTTCCCCTTCCTCACCCAGATCGCGGGCCGGGACCTCGACCAGGTCGACGTCGTTCTCAAGGGCATCCAGGCCGGCGCCGCCGGGGACACCATCCGGATCAGCGAGCTGCGCGCCGAGCTCGACCGGGTCGTCATCGGCGAGGGGTACTCCAGCGCCAGGGCCGGTCTGGTCAAGGGCACCGCGGTGGTCAGTTACGCGGACGTGTCCGCCGCCGCCGAGGACGGCATCACCGTGCAGTACGCGGACAACGGCAAGGTCAAGGTCACCGGCTCCGTGAACGTGCCGGGCCTCGGCGACGTGAGCCGCAGCGTGGTCTCCTCGGTGACCCTGGTCGACGGCCGTACCGTCAGGGTCCGCGCGGACGAGGTGCCGGCCGAGGGCATCCCCGGCCTGGAGCAGCTGGTGCGGACCCGTACCGACTTCGAGCGGAGCCTCGGCGGGCTGCCCGACGGCGTGGTGCTGAAGAAGATCGAGGCAGGCCCGGAGGGCCTGGAGGTCTCGGTGGAGGCCACCGACATGGCCCTCGTGGGCTGA
- a CDS encoding response regulator transcription factor, producing the protein MSSLLLLTNALQPSTEVLPALGLLLHSVRVAPAEGPALVDTPSADVILVDGRRDLPQVRSLCQLLRSTGPGCPLILVVTEGGLAAVTADWGIDDVLLDTAGPAEVEARLRLATGRQQITADDSPMEIRNGDLSVDEATYSAKLKGRVLDLTFKEFELLKYLAQHPGRVFTRAQLLQEVWGYDYFGGTRTVDVHVRRLRAKLGPEHESLIGTVRNVGYRFVAPEKADRKQPAQEPAQRGGSQPDRPSEKPESAEVAEEPVVEPVKR; encoded by the coding sequence ATGAGCTCACTGCTGCTCCTGACGAATGCCCTTCAACCGTCGACGGAGGTGCTCCCCGCCCTCGGTCTTCTGCTCCACAGCGTGCGGGTGGCCCCCGCCGAGGGACCCGCTCTCGTCGACACCCCCAGTGCCGACGTCATCCTGGTCGACGGACGGCGGGACCTCCCGCAGGTCCGCTCCCTCTGCCAGCTGCTCCGCTCCACCGGACCCGGCTGTCCGCTGATCCTCGTCGTCACCGAGGGCGGTCTCGCGGCCGTCACCGCCGACTGGGGCATCGACGACGTGCTGCTGGACACAGCGGGTCCCGCCGAGGTCGAGGCCCGGCTCCGGCTCGCCACCGGACGGCAGCAGATCACCGCCGACGACTCCCCCATGGAGATCCGCAACGGTGACCTCTCCGTGGACGAGGCGACCTACAGCGCGAAGCTCAAGGGCCGGGTCCTGGACCTGACCTTCAAGGAGTTCGAGCTGCTCAAGTACCTCGCGCAGCACCCGGGCCGGGTCTTCACCCGCGCCCAGCTGCTCCAGGAGGTCTGGGGGTACGACTACTTCGGCGGTACGCGCACGGTCGACGTCCACGTACGGCGGCTGCGCGCCAAGCTCGGCCCCGAGCACGAGTCGCTCATCGGCACGGTCCGCAACGTCGGTTACCGCTTCGTCGCACCGGAGAAGGCCGACCGGAAGCAGCCGGCCCAGGAACCGGCCCAGCGGGGCGGCTCGCAGCCGGACCGGCCGTCGGAGAAACCCGAGTCGGCGGAGGTCGCCGAGGAACCCGTGGTCGAGCCTGTGAAGAGGTAG
- a CDS encoding putative leader peptide has protein sequence MKRQADLTKRRAVDLCRVAAMLCRTF, from the coding sequence ATGAAACGACAGGCGGACCTCACGAAGCGGCGGGCAGTAGACCTGTGCCGCGTCGCCGCCATGCTCTGTCGCACCTTCTGA